One Brassica napus cultivar Da-Ae chromosome C2, Da-Ae, whole genome shotgun sequence DNA window includes the following coding sequences:
- the LOC106449751 gene encoding dirigent protein 2, which translates to MLTRIIFLIAVSTSVIVVLLLALFSPVPDYDPPESLFSFSLYVQQTQIPSSSYISRRSSQRMAETHRRGGGGGGALIFRRTLTEGPDNNSRIVGKAEGFIIPHEDFANSNFNVIYLTLESPEYTGSVSIRSRDMAHKLEEVMKVVGGTGAFAFARGIAMFAEVGAEEEAVTYRVKLLLRFPHTSKIDSQ; encoded by the coding sequence atgCTAACTAGAATCATTTTCCTCATCGCCGTCTCTACTTCTGTTATCGTCGTCCTTCTACTTGCTTTATTCTCTCCCGTTCCTGATTACGACCCACCAGAATCActattctccttctctctctatgTTCAACAAACCCAAATCCCGTCCTCCTCCTATATCTCTCGCAGGTCAAGTCAACGCATGGCGGAGACCCACCGCAGaggaggcggaggaggaggagcattgATTTTCCGGCGTACTCTTACGGAGGGACCCGATAACAATTCTCGGATCGTGGGGAAAGCTGAGGGATTTATAATCCCGCATGAAGACTTTGCTAATTCGAATTTTAACGTTATATATTTGACGTTGGAGAGTCCTGAGTACACGGGGAGTGTTAGTATTAGAAGCAGAGACATGGCACATAAATTGGAAGAGGTTATGAAGGTTGTAGGAGGGACAGGAGCTTTTGCCTTTGCTCGTGGAATTGCCATGTTCGCTGAAGTTGGTGCTGAGGAAGAAGCTGTAACTTACCGTGTTAAACTTCTGCTTAGATTTCCACATACTTCTAAAATCGATTCACAATGA